Genomic window (Bradyrhizobium sp. 186):
AAGCTTCGGCGGCTTGCGCTGGATCAGTGCCAACAGCCAGCGCGAGTGATGGCCGCGGCCTCGCCGGGCCTGCTGGATCACCGCCGTGGCCCCGATCACGAGCAGCCGTCTCAGATCCTCGTCGCCCGCCCGGGTGATCTTGCCGAGCCTGGTCTTGCCAGCGGTGGAGTGGTCCTTGGGCGTGAGGCCGAGCCAGGCCGCAAAGTGACGACCGGAGCGGAACGCCCGCGGATCCGGCGTCTTCATCACCAGCGCGGTGGCAACGATCGGGCCGACCGAGGGGATCTGCGCCAGACGCCGGCCCATGGCATCGCCACGGTGCCAGGCCATCAGCCTGGCTTCGATCGCCTCCAGCTCGCTCTCGAGCTTAGCGCATTCGCGGCCCAGCACGACAAACAGCTCGCGCGCCAGGACAGGAAGCGTCTCGTCCTGCGCAATCTGCGCCAGCAACGGCTCGATCTTGTCCAGCCCCTTGGGCGCAATCAGGCCAAACTCCGCCGCATGGCCGCGGATCGTATTGGTCAACTGAGTGCGCCGGGCGATCAGCCCGTCGCGGATGCCCGTCAGCATCAATGCGGCTTGCTGCTCGGCGCTCTTCACCGGCACGAACCGCATGGTCGGTCGGCTCATCGCCTCGCACAGCCCTTCCGCGTCCCGTCCGTCGTTCTTGTTCCGCGACACGTAGGGCTTCACCAGTTGCGGCGCCATCAGCTTCACCTCGTGGCCGAGCTGGCGAAGCTCTCGCGCCCAATGTTGCGAAGCCCCGCAGGCCTCCATCCCGATCACGGTCGGCGGCAACTTGGCGAAGAACTCGAGCACCTGCTTGCGCGAAAGTTTCTTGCGCAGCACAGGCCGCTCATCCTCATCAACCCCATGCAGCACAAAAATATACTTCGACGTATCCATTCCAATGCGGATAATCTTCGTCACGGACGGCTCCCTTGTCTGAGATTGCAACAACCTCATTCTGGCACACTGATGCCGTAGGGGGCCGTCCACCCCATCAACCACAGGATATTGGAATGGGCACGCTGGTAGCTCCAGCGTGCTTCAACAATGAACAGTCGGGATAATCGGTCCTGGCTTTCGCCAGGACGACACGGGTGAGCTTTAACCGC
Coding sequences:
- a CDS encoding IS110 family transposase; this encodes MTKIIRIGMDTSKYIFVLHGVDEDERPVLRKKLSRKQVLEFFAKLPPTVIGMEACGASQHWARELRQLGHEVKLMAPQLVKPYVSRNKNDGRDAEGLCEAMSRPTMRFVPVKSAEQQAALMLTGIRDGLIARRTQLTNTIRGHAAEFGLIAPKGLDKIEPLLAQIAQDETLPVLARELFVVLGRECAKLESELEAIEARLMAWHRGDAMGRRLAQIPSVGPIVATALVMKTPDPRAFRSGRHFAAWLGLTPKDHSTAGKTRLGKITRAGDEDLRRLLVIGATAVIQQARRGRGHHSRWLLALIQRKPPKLAAVALANKVARIAWKLMISGESYDAARLNAAAVVTA